The sequence CAAGAAGTAACACGTGTTTCGCAAAGAGGAAACAACTCTAGATAAATTAGGAAAAAACTACATTAGATTTATCATTGAGGTTTTTTGCCTATAAATTTGGTAGCAAAAACTAAATAACCCTCAAGACAAGGTAAAGGTTGAATAAGAGTGCAAAAGAAGTAACACATGTTTCACAAAGAGGAATAAAGTGTTGGAGATAAATTAGGTCCCAATTTGAGCAGAATAAACTGAAAGAAGAggaaacagtaaagaaaaaagcAGCCCTGGATTTTATATTTGACATTTCCAAGACTGACCGCTAAGGTAAAGCTATATAAAGCACCTAAGAATCTGCAAAAATTCACAAGACAACATTGAAGATCAAACCGTTACTCTTAGCCTCTTATTATTATGAATTTATGATTATGGTTATTTGGGAAAACTGAGTTTAAGATAAGACCATGGAGCTTTGAGATTGGGTACCCTGAGTAGATTTATCTGAAGCTTAGTAGGTCCAAGAGAAAACAAAATGCATGCATAATTGTCAGCAAAAGGGCAAAGCCATAATTACCGGGGTCCCGGAAAAGAATGTTACTAAAATATCAGGGACATAAAGTAAAGGACACTGGTTCGAGAATTGAAAACACATTTTAATAAGCGCCATATGAAGTGAGACCAGTCCAAATTAATGTGGTAAGGAGAAAGAGAACATTGCAACTGATTGTGAAAAGGCTAATTAAGTTCTGTAAGGGGGTACGAAGGACtgtcttttgtttttgtttggtCTTTTGGTTTGTTCAAATACCACTTAGGTGTTTGTGTACAGATTTTATGTTGGTGTTTTTTTGATAAAGTAAGTGATTCAGTAGAAGGCATCAAGCAGATGCAAGAGGGTTTTATGTGGGTGTTTATTTGGGTTTACTTGAACACCATTTTGCGGTGTCTATATTACATGGGTATATACATGTATCATCCCCTTAGACCATAGACCAATATTATAATTTACCTATCAAGAAAGAGTGTGTCGATAATATTTCAATTAGCAGTGCATAATTAGCTGAAATTGCAGATATGTCTTTCTCTTAGAATCCATGTAACATTTTGTTCTTTGATGACCGAGAAATTCATCTAGAGCCGACCCTTTGGGCCAACTGAAGCCTCCGAAACTCGAGGATGATGGACttgcccctctacccttctccacttacaTACCAAAGTTGATTTGCCAATTGAGCTAACCTCTGGTGGCAGAATTCATGTATGGTTGCCTGGATCAATCAACCTGTCCTAGTTTGCCTTCTGTAATCAGATTTTAGGGAATCAATTGGATGGTGAAGTTGCTTCACACCATTCGATATTGAGTAACTGGAAAATAAACTTGTCCCTAGAAAAGGTAGTTCACTGCTTGAAGGTGAGATCCCTGATACCATCCTCTCTCTGGTCACAGAGGAAGTTAATAAGACAActttttgtttgcattttatgaGATAAAATGATTGCTAAATCAGGATATAGAGCAATCCTGTGATCTGACTGAATGGGCAACATTAGCGCCCCAAAGTGATACGAAATAGCAGATCGTGGCAATAGATTAGGTCGCACGAAATTGTGGGTGATCGTCGAAGCTGTAGTATTGGTGACTCAATTTACATAATTATGAGTTTGGCTAAATGGCTAAATGCACTCTCACAAAGGTCACAATGAGTTTAAAACATTATCGTCTCAATATTTTGACATATTATGTACAATCTAGAAAGAAGAGGGAAGAATGCCTAATTTGCTTACATGTGATAAATTTGCAGCTAATCAGTTTCGTCTTTGGCAGTTGAAAACTAACATTAACCACCACCACATGGTTAAAAGCTACAAAGCACATTTCCATACTGTACCTCTGGAAGAGCAAGATACAATAGACCAATGAGTCCAAGCATTTGAATGTGTAATGATACAGATAGACAGGGATTAAAAGGGAGACAGACAGAGAAATATCTACCAttatgtcaaaaaaaaaaaaggaaaaagaaaaagagagaaaccTTTGGACACTTTACCAAGAATAGAGTTGAGTGTATTCTTGATaacttataaatatttgagtacCCCTAAAATTTTCAAAAGAATTTCTCTTGGAATCTATCAGATATGGAAATTAAACATGAAAATATGAATGTGGACATCTGCTTCCAGAAATATAATCAACTCACAAACAAACCATATTGCTTTCTTTCCTAACTCATTGGTTTCTTGCACATAAATGTAACATGTTTAATGTGCAAAATCTCATTTTATTAAAGATAAGCTTTTCACACTACCAATATGAGAGTTTCAAATAGATCATATCTCCTAAAGATGTAATATAGTAGTGCGTTGGCACAATGGTAAAATTTGTCGTCGTGTGACTCGGAGGTCACTGGGTTCAAGCTGTGGGAACAACCTCATGCAGAAAGCAAGGTGAGACCGCGTACAATAAAACCCGATGTGGTCCGGTCCTCCCCTAGACCCGGACATAAAGGGAGCGTAGTGCACCGGATTGCCTTTTCTAATTCGACATTATAAACAAATGTTCATCTAATGCACTTTTTCCTAGAATTCATGCACAACCGTCAGATTATTATCTTCTAGAACCTATTGAATGGTGGTGCGATAGTTTTAGCTATTTCTTTTAATATTATTATTGGCATAAGCTAGATATTGTCATAACCattggaaaagaaaggaaaagcgtATGTTGGGAATGGTAAACATTGAAAATTGGTTTATATATAGTGTCTGAACTGGATTTTGATGAGGTGATTTCTTGTAGAGGTTGGATAGTTGCTTTCTTGAGGTGAACGTACGAAACTTTGGGAACCTCAACCTTGATATAGGAGAAACTCTAAAAAGGGTTGCGCAATGAGCGTGGTGACTTACTTTTGCTAATAGTTTGAGACAGTTGTCCCGGATTGCTTGGCCGTTAAAACATGTCTAGGTCGTGGTTAAAGAGAATTTTTTGCTGAAATGTTCCTCACGAAACTGAGTCTGGGATCAGATGGTTTGGTTATATTTACCATTGGCTGAAAGGAAATTATTTGACACAGATCCTCTCTGCAGCAGCCAAATGGTTTGGTTAGATTTAACACCATTGGCTGAAAAGGAAATTATTTGAGACACATCCTCTCTTGTTTAACTTTTGTAGACAGTGGCGTCAGCTCAGGGAAATCTTCAGTAGGAAATACTCCATATAGTTTATGTGCAGTCCACTTTGTGGTTGCTGAATTTTGTTTTCCAGTTTTTGAGTTCCAAGCTAGTGGGGCGTGAATTTGTCTGTCTAGAATGAACCTATCAGACACTTTgttgttaattaatgttaataGGTTTGAGCGTTTTCTATTCTTCTATATCTCTCCGTGCATAGCTTCTTTTGGTTGGTGTTGATTGTTAGATTTTTCGGTTTGCAGATTTCATAGTAGATGGTGGAGCGGAGATACCTGATGAGGATGGTGCCAGACGTGAATATCGTCACCGGATGTTGCCACATGATGACCAAGAAGAAGACCTTGAGGAGCTTACGAGAAGCATTCAGCAAAGATATGCGAGGTCAGCTCATGTGGAGTATGATGAGGAAGCAACAGAAGTTGAGCAGCAAGCTCTCTTGCCATCTGTCAGGGATCCTAAGCTGTGGATAGTGAAATGTGGGGTATGATATTGGCAGGCTACCTTAGAGTTCAGCAtcttatctttttgttttttgtttttaacCTTAAACATTTAATCTTCTAATTTATTTCTACATCGTATTTTGTAGATTGGTCATGAGAGGGAGGTCGCTGTTTGCCTAATGCAAAAGGCGATTGATAGAGGATCAGAATTGCAAATTCGATCAGTTGTAGCCCTTGATCATCTTCAGGGCTATATATACATAGAAGCAGACAAAGAAGCCCACGTGAGGGAGGTACATTATAAGAGGATACATTATGCATTGTTATGACTCAAATTACAGCATTAATGTTCCATACAACATAATGCGTCTGTTGAGTAACAATAACCGATTATATGTACGCTGGCTGCTACAGGCTTGCAAGGGTATGCGCAGTATATATGCCCAAAAAGTAACACTAGTTCCTATCAAAGAGATGACTGATGTCCTTTCCGTTGAAAGCAAAGCGGTTGATCTTACGAGGGATACTTGGGTCAGAATGAAGACGGGAACTTACAAGGGAGACCTTGCGAAGGTTGTCCAGTACTCTACATTATGTGTTTCAATGAGTAAATTTGACGTCTCATCTGACATTCAACGATTCTGCTTTGTAGGTTGTGGATGTATATTATGACACACAGAGGGTCACTGTAAAATTAATTCCACGGATTGACTTACAGGCTCTCTCTAACAAGTTGGTATGTTTACTTGATGGATTCTTGTATTTTGACATTTACTAGGTCTTTATTTGGCTGGAGAGACTGATAGGTTCAGTATTCTTGAGATACATGATTGTTAAATGTCAATGTTGTAAGAACCTTTTTACTTCCTAATCTCATTATCAGGATCGTTAGTACCTGGCCGACTTATACACCTTTTGTAGAGCATTACTAAAATTTTTGCTTACCTGTTCAAAAGAAATATTGATGTCCTAAGAGCCAGTTGATATGCCGCCTTGCTTTTGTTGATACTGTTTTTGTAGGAAGGAAGGGAAGTTCAAAAGAAAAAGGCATTTATTCCTCCGCCACGCTTTATGAATATTGATGAAGCTAGGTAATTGTTCCTTGGTGTCTTGTTTCAGCAAGAGCACAACCCATGGTCTATATAGAACTGTTGAATTTGTTTCTCATTGTTGTAGAGAGATGAATATACGTGTAGAGCGTAAGCGACACCAGTCAGGTGACTATTTTGAGAATATTGGAGGTATGCTGTTCAAAGATGGTTTCTTATATAAGACAGTAGCAATGAAATCAATCAGCACCATGAACGTACAGCCAAGTTTTGATGAACTTGAGAAGTTTCGCCAACCTGGTGAGGGTGGGGATGGTGATATGGCTAGTCTATCTACTTTGTTTGCCAACAGAAAGAAAGGTCACTTTATGAAGGGTGACCGCGTTATTGTGGTAAAGGGGGATCTCAAGAACTTGAAAGGATGTGTTGAGAAAGTTGAGGAAAATACTGTTCATATCAGACCAAGTGTGAAAGATCTTCAGGTGGATAGTATTCCCCCTTCTTTAAATACGTGTTAAATATGTGTCATTCATTCATCAAGTGTCTCAGAAGGAACGAGTACTATATTTTTCATCATGTTTCCCTGACTTTGGCAGGATACTCTGGCTGTTAGTGACAGAGAGCTCTGCAAGTACTTTGAGCCCGGAAATCACGTGAAAGTAATATCTGGTTCATCTGAAGGTGCAACCGGTATGGTTGTTTCTGTTGAGGGGCATGTGGTAAACTTGGTATCAGATACAACCAAGGAGCTTGTAAGTTGAGGAAGTCTGGTAATTTGAGTCTCTAATCTGAAGTCCTTCAGAATAATGCTGATATATACCATATGTTTTTTTTATATCTGCAGCTCCGTGTATTTGCTGATAATGTTGTTGAGAGCTCTGAAGTAACATCTGGTCTCACTCGTATTGGGGAATATGAGCTCCATGACCTTGTAATACTAGAGTAAGCACTTTCTTGTTATAAGAGTAACATTAAACAGTTTAGTCCTTTTCGAACCAATAGCTAATTTTCTGAATTGATTACTTTTTGTGCAGCAATAAGAGTTTTGGCGTGATTATACGTGTAGACAGTGAAGCCTTCCAGGTGAATACTATAATTTTGAGGTGGgaattattttgttaattgtGTTGCTCACATTTGAGTGATATTATAGGTCCTTAAGGGTGTACCTGATAGACCTGAGGTAGCACTTGTTAGACTTAGAGAGATCAAAGGGAAAATTGAGAAGAAAGGGAATGCCCAAGATCGGTTTAAGAACCAGTTAGCGGTGAAAGACGTGGTAAAAGTTCTCGAGGGTCCTTGCAAAGTGAGTAATTGGCGTTTCAAAAGATTTTCTTGTTACTAACATTGTTCATACATGGTGTTTGTTTTCATCATAACCATTCCTGTTACTTGTAGGGAAAACAAGGTCCTGTAGAACACATCTTCAGAGGAATTGTTTTTATTTATGATCGCCATCACCTTGAGCATGCTGGTTATATTTGTGCCAAAACTCAATCTTGTGTGTTGATTGGTGGCTCGCGGGCAAATGGTGATCGAAATGTATGTCTGTATTTTCTTGCTTCTGGAAGTTTGAGCTCGcttttgatttttcaattctATCTTAACTATTGTCTTGCGGGCTGAATTTTGTGCTTGCAATGGAACTCCTCTAGGGTAACCCCTTCTCATCAAGATTTGCGAATCTCAGAACTCCACCACGTGCTCCTCAATCTCCAACAAGATCTTTTAGAGGTGGCCCACCTATGAGCTGTAAGTTTATGATAATGGTGCTATCTTGATGTTTTAGgttatttctttttaaattttattcccCCCTGCGGAGTCCATCTGATCATCTGGCTATTATATTAAATGCTATTTGTTACATTTGTGATCTTTATTTTGCTGTTTTCCGTTTAATCATTAGTCTTTGAACTTTTATGTTTTGTGTGCTCTAGATGGAAGAGGGCATAGAGGTGGAAGAGGGCATGATGCTTTAGTTGGTGCAGATGTGAAAATTCGTCTTGGGCCATTTAAAGGTTGTAAGGGGCGTGTTAAAGATATCAAAGGAACTTCAGTCCGTGTTGAACTGGAAGCCCAGATGAAAGTTGTTACAGGCAAGTGTTTCTTCAATGTCAGTAATTGCCCtcatttattttttccttttttggtttTGGGGTGGGGGTTGGGGGTTGGGGGACCAAAAGTGATTCATTATAAACAAAGAAccctttttgtaatttttgtggAGGGAGACTTTGCTGAATCTGCGTTTTGGACAGAATCATCCAAATTTAGGCAGAAATTTCCTTTTTTTCCCCCAAGTTTTGAATGCTTACATTCTTTGCTGACTGCAATGTTTCCTGCAGTTGATCGCAATCATATTGCGGATAATGTTAACGTGACAACACCATTCCGGTAAGTATATTTCCGATTGCAAACTTTGAGTTATTGAGTGTTCACCATCTTACTGTTGTTCTGTTTATTATAGGGAACCATCTAGATATGGTTTGGGAAGTGAAACACCATCACATCCTTCAAGGACTCCACTCCACCCATTTATGACACCTATGAGAGATCCTGGAGGTCCATTTTTCTGCTGCCATGTTTCAATGgtgtttttcatttctttttttcccACTTGTTTGACTTtatctcttttcatcaatttcCTCTACAGCAACACCTATCCATGATGGTATGAGGACGCCAATGCGTGACAGAGCATGGAATCCAATGAGTCCGCCTAGGTATGTTGTATCACTGGCGAAAACAATCCAAATGGCTTAAGCTTTTGAAAATTGAAGTAGTGAAGGCCATGTATCTGTCTAGTTCTTACGTGACATGAACTAATTGATCTCAGGtttgaagaaatgaaaaagagcTTTTTCTTTACTTGAAGTATGACATTATGGAAACAGGGATCTGTCCATGTACTTTGATGTGTGACTTTCTCCTCTTTGTATGGCTgaaattcttttctttgtataTAAAGGGGTGAGGATCGGATTTGGTCTTGAACTTGAAAGCCTGTGTGTGTTAGCTAGATAGTGAGTGCTGATTTTTGGTCTTCATTTGTGTTCATGATTACACTTTTAAGTGACATGCTCTCCCTTTAGATTAGTCTTGCTATTTCAGTTTGTTGCTTTTACTGTCATAGATTTAGTGAGTTGCAATTCCATTCTCTTGATATTAAATGGTTGCATGGCAAAATACCAGGGATGATTGGGAAGAAGGAAACCCTGCTTCCTGGGGGTCAAGTCCGCAATATCAGGTTTTCACTCTTTCCACTTTATTTCCATATAAAATGAAGTTTTCTCTTTTAATGTGATTATGACGCTTCCTTCATGTTTCAGCCATCTAGCCCTCGTTCAAGGGCTTATGAAGCACCTACTCCTGGTTCTGGTTGGACCAACACTCCCAGCGGTAATTACAGTGATGCTGGGACCCCAAGAGACAATGGTTCTGCATATGGTAATGAACAGTTTCCGTTTACAGGAGTGAAAACCTATTACATCGTCTTTTTCAGGTCCTTGTTGGAGAAAATAATGCCATTTTCCTTTATTCCATATAGCTAATGCTCCAAGTCCTTACTTGCCGTCAACTCCTGGTGGACAACCACCAATGACACCGAGCTCAGCATATATACCTGGTACTCCAGGCGGGCAGCCAATGACTCCTGGAAGTGGTGGGCTGGATATGATGTCACCTGTAGGAGGTGAGTCCCCTGCTCAACACCATAGTTTGTGTATCTTTTGGAATTACAaattactataatatatcttcaTTCAAAAAAGAATTTACTATAATATGAAAGATCAAATGAAAAACATTTTATTCTATTGAGCTGGTGAACTTGTGATCGCTGCAGAATTAGTTATTTTTACCCATAATCTCTTACATTCTAGGAAAATAAAACATTTTATTGAGATCAGCGTTTCCACTTTCCGAAGGATGAACTAGTGGGCGTTGTAAttcatgttcatgcattttacTTCAATGTTTTAGCGTGTAGCTGTCTTCCATGTTTTTGATGGTATTTATAGTGTGTGTTTCAGTAGTAGACCGTTGCAGTATTAGATTGAAAATTTGTCTTTTagcttaatgtgctaaatttTTGCATATTCACAGTGATATTTGTTGATTATTAATGTGAAAATTGCTCTAATATTAATCAAAATCACTGTGGCTAATACAAAGAAGTCCTGACAGTTGTGTATTTACAGCTTGAAGCTTTAGGCATAGAGGAGAATGACGTGTAATGCTGTTCATTATTGCAGATGCATCTTATTATTTAAGCTTTGGGTGTATAGTTGGGTAAATTCAATATATGTGGATTCTCTTGGTtgttgctggtgggaggtggcaggtatcccgtggaattagttGAGTTGCGCCGTAGCTGGCCCGGATACCATGGttatagaaaatatatataaatctgGATTCTCTTGGATAGTTCTATACAAACTTTTACTTTATTGGCTTGTGTTTTACCTGTTATACGGTAGGAAGAGAGTTGCATGAAAATGTCTGATATTAATGATGATGCATTTCCATAGTCAAATGTGAGCCCCCAAATGTAAATCATAACATCATTGTAACTGGATTTGTTTGATGGTTAGTTGGAGAACCTGTCTTATCCTTGATTGATACTCCCGTGCAACTTCACTCTTCTCGTCTAGTAGAGTGTTAGATAATGCTGTTTTCAACTTTCAGCAATGGTTGGTAACTTTGTAATTGCAGGTGGGGATACTGAAGGTCCTTGGCTCTTGCCTGATATCTTGGTCAATGTACGGAAGTCCAATGATGATACTGTCACTGGAGTTGTCCATGACGTGCTAGCGGTATGTATATCCTATGATGATTTGGCTTCCCTTTAGAAGGCATTTGCTTCATAAACTATGACATGGGTGTGCATGTGATAAATATTAACATGTAGAGGGTGTTATCTTTGGGAAGGGCATAGAAACCTCTTAACCACTTCCCAAGCAGATGCATTCAACGTGTAAATATTAATTTGGGAAGtgattattaaatatttattcaaGGTATCCTAGGCAATGGTAGTGAAAATGGCGAACTTATAATTTATATTTGTAGTTGAATTCATACCTTTTAATTGCTGGTTCGATGTTCATGTTAGAAGAATGAATGTTAATCATCTCTGATTTTGCTGGATTAGATCTTGAACTTTGTAATATAACATCTGCTCCAATTTTCTTACTCTCGAGTCGTATCAAAATGATTGATATCATTCTATTACCATAAAATATTCAAAACTTTCAAGCATTTAAATTCATTAAACTGTTCAAGCTTCAACTTTGATGAGATCATGAGATGTTTTTTTTAAAGccatttctttttatattttcttccgccatcagtaatatatatatacaagccaACAAAGTTAAGCAGACTTTTTTTTAGCTTATATAAAAGTATGTTAATGGCTACACATGTCATATCATACCAACATGTGCACTTGTTATGCATATCCTGTGAAGATGATTGACTGATTGCATTGATCAGACTTCAAGAGGTTTTTTCTTCTGCTTCTTGGTACCCTAGTTAAAACCTCCTTTTGAAGGAGAATAATTTGTCTTTTTCCGCGGAAATTAATCCTACATTCTTTAACTTGCCGCCGGAACAGGATGGTTCTTGTAGCGTTGGTCTTGGATCGAGCGGCAATGGTGACACTATCATTGTACACCCAACTGAAATTGAGATAGTTGTACCAAAAAAGTCGGATAAGATCAAGATCATGGGTGGTCCCCAACGTGGTGCCACTGGTAAGCTTATTGGTGTTGATGGCACTGACGGGATTGTAAAGGTTGATGATACTCTTGATGTTAAAATTTTAGACATGGTACTTTTGGCGAAGTTAGCGCATGCATAGGGACTATCAATTCTAGTTAGCGAGCACGTTGTGGTCAATAGCAATAGTTTGCATTTGTatcatatttttcatgttatgCTAATCATGAGTTCAAGGCTCAATCTTTATGTGTAAATCTTTCCTTCAGAGTTACTGTCCTTTTGTTCAATGGTCTGTTACGTATGGAAGGACGGTATAAATGCATTTCAAAAGAAACAATGTTTAAAAGGACACTATAAGTGCAGCTCACATTTCTCTCATAGTTGAGCGTAAGACACGGAAGGCCATCATTCACATAATATCTGGTGTGTTCTTTATTTGGGTTTTAATTGAAGGCACTAGTGATCTTCTGTAGAATTCGTTTTAGTTATTGCTATTCTCTGGCAGCTGTATGGTTGTATTTTAAAAAACAACAGAAGACGATCGCTGAAATCTTATTTCACCTTTACTGCGAATTTCTGTATGGGGCAGGCCTCTTTATTCTTGGCtatttttagacttttgtatTTTGTATTTCCCGATCGCTGAGAGCACTCTCACTAGCACAAGGTTATCTTCACATAGTGCTTTGCTCCTGCTGCTACTTGCTTACGACTTTATAGGGTCTTGTACTTGAATGTGGGGATTAGGGATGCACCGTCTGAGTTAGTATAATGTTGTGCCATCTCATTATTTGGAATTACTTTTGTTCTTTTGCCTAAACTGTGTAAAAGTACAAGCACGTGAAACCAGCGGAATTTATTACACAGGGAATTTCATTTATTTTCGCGGATCAACTTCTATAAATTGCGGACTATGACAAAAATATAATATTAGCTAGTTTATGTTTTATGGTGTGTTTGTTTTTCTCCCAATTCAAGGCTATGGACAACAACCGTGCGGCAAGGTTTTGATTTTCAATTGGCAGGTActagtaaaaaaaaaagagaccaaATCTTCTTGCTTGGCGTAAGATAATTTGCATGCCCTGTGACAGATAAAGCGACAAGGATTAATTGGAATAAACAATTCATTTAGTGCACCATAAGTTTAAGACTAACATGAGTTCAATTTATAATGAGAACACGGAAATAAAAATAGGGCCAATTAACATCAGAACTTCATCGCAAAGAAGATTAGGAAACACGAACCATCGTTGACAGGGACTCGGCCTAAACAAATGACATCTAGttatcaaaattttcattttctgatTGTATTACATCTGATGACTTTGCACTTGGATTCGGCCCAACCAAATTACCATGTTGAGCTATATATGATAAAAGCAAACCATAACTTTGAGAAATAGTGCGAAATTTATATGAATCTATTGACTGATTAATTAGGATGTTGGTTATATTCGAATAGTTCACTAATCAATTTGTTTATTGTACCTTGTCAAGTCGTGACAGATCGGTAATCACCAACCATCTACTATTATTTTCTTCCATATTTACAAACATCATCAACAAGAAAAAGAGATGTATAATACTCGCGGATATAACTTCCTTAACAATTCAACAGAAATGCAAAGATACCTTCATTATGTCAGTATTATACTATGTATATttattctacaaataaattcttgCAACAAACCAAAATAAGGTTAGAGAAAGAAACATTGTTCAATTATGTTCAGTTATTCAACTATGTTTCTTTTTAAGTTATGCACTGTTATGCCTCGATTCAATTTAGCTTTTAGTAGTAATTCAGAAATTGAAAAGAACAATTGGAACTCTTTattcaatttcaatggataatagCCTTCGTTATTACATGCAACTGTCAGAAATGAAGAATTGGGTTTAAGAAAGAAGAGGAGAAGAAGAATCTAGAAGAAGGAATTAGATAGAGAACTAGTGGAGAGTGTAACTGAAAATATCGACTAACTCCCTTCCACTACCTAACTAACCGTATTTATTCACTTCCATTTGGGCTGAATGAGAGAGTCG is a genomic window of Nicotiana tabacum cultivar K326 chromosome 16, ASM71507v2, whole genome shotgun sequence containing:
- the LOC107759904 gene encoding putative transcription elongation factor SPT5 homolog 1 translates to MPRQRDYDDDDVEPEEEEEDVYEEEDEEEEEEDDHRGKSGRKRRRSDFIDDVAEEDDDEEEDDDDEDYGGGGGGGRRRPKRRTGSEFFDLEAAVDSDEDEEEEEGEDDFIVDGGAEIPDEDGARREYRHRMLPHDDQEEDLEELTRSIQQRYARSAHVEYDEEATEVEQQALLPSVRDPKLWIVKCGIGHEREVAVCLMQKAIDRGSELQIRSVVALDHLQGYIYIEADKEAHVREACKGMRSIYAQKVTLVPIKEMTDVLSVESKAVDLTRDTWVRMKTGTYKGDLAKVVDVYYDTQRVTVKLIPRIDLQALSNKLEGREVQKKKAFIPPPRFMNIDEAREMNIRVERKRHQSGDYFENIGGMLFKDGFLYKTVAMKSISTMNVQPSFDELEKFRQPGEGGDGDMASLSTLFANRKKGHFMKGDRVIVVKGDLKNLKGCVEKVEENTVHIRPSVKDLQDTLAVSDRELCKYFEPGNHVKVISGSSEGATGMVVSVEGHVVNLVSDTTKELLRVFADNVVESSEVTSGLTRIGEYELHDLVILDNKSFGVIIRVDSEAFQVLKGVPDRPEVALVRLREIKGKIEKKGNAQDRFKNQLAVKDVVKVLEGPCKGKQGPVEHIFRGIVFIYDRHHLEHAGYICAKTQSCVLIGGSRANGDRNGNPFSSRFANLRTPPRAPQSPTRSFRGGPPMSYGRGHRGGRGHDALVGADVKIRLGPFKGCKGRVKDIKGTSVRVELEAQMKVVTVDRNHIADNVNVTTPFREPSRYGLGSETPSHPSRTPLHPFMTPMRDPGATPIHDGMRTPMRDRAWNPMSPPRDDWEEGNPASWGSSPQYQPSSPRSRAYEAPTPGSGWTNTPSGNYSDAGTPRDNGSAYANAPSPYLPSTPGGQPPMTPSSAYIPGTPGGQPMTPGSGGLDMMSPVGGGDTEGPWLLPDILVNVRKSNDDTVTGVVHDVLADGSCSVGLGSSGNGDTIIVHPTEIEIVVPKKSDKIKIMGGPQRGATGKLIGVDGTDGIVKVDDTLDVKILDMVLLAKLAHA